CTGACCACCAGAAGCGTGTAGAAGCCGCAGCCGTCGTCGCAGAGAAAGACAGCCCCGGTGGCCCGAGCGGCTTCAATCGCATACGCGGCCTCCTGCCAAGCGTCGTGGTCGGCTTGGTAGACCGCGTCGGAGGTGTAGTTCTCCCGCTTCGGCTGGTTGTCCCAGGCGTCCTCGCTCGCCGCCAGTGCGGTGTCATGGTCGGGGAAGGGGACATGCAGCTTCTCGTGGTCCCCATACCGAGCGTCGTCCCAATCCCAGCGCGACCCGTTGAACTGCAGCCTCCGCACCCGGCCGCCCGCGCTGACACGCAGCAGATACTGGCGGTAGTCCTCGGGGAACTCCACGCCGAACTGTTCCTCAGCCTGGCGCACCTGCGTCTCGCTCAGGACTGCCGGGAGGTGTCTGCCGAGGCCCGTGCCATGCCGCGCGTAGAGAGCGACGGTCCGATCCCGTACCTCATCCCAGTTCACTGCCTGCATGCCGCTGCTTCCTCCGACGATGATCGAGGTGGTCACGATTCAGTGGTCCGTTCAGGTCGAGGGGTGGCTGACAAGGAATTCCGTACAAGCAAGGAGGCCCGGGACCGGAACGACGGCCCTATACGGGTTACGACAGCGGCCTCCTCAGGTAGCTAGGTCTCGCCAGGCTCCCATGTAAGGCTGGTGACTCCGCGCTGCAGGGGACCTACGCATGGTCGCGGACGCCATCGAGGGCCTCGGTACCAGGTTCGACCAGACCCGTATCGACTGGCCACGCAACGTGAGCCCTGCTACACCGGAGGGAAGGGAGGTGTGTATGCCTCGTGATCCGGTTAAGGGGCTGACCGCGTTCCTTGCGGCAGTGGCAGTCCCGCTTGTCGTATGCGCGCTCCTGATACCCGTCCGAGACACCCTGTCCCAGACCAACGTGGCTCTGATCTTGATGTTGGTCGTCGCGGCGGTGGCCGCCCTCAGCTACCGCTGGGCCGCGGCACTCACAGCCCTCTCCGCCGCCGTGTGGTTCGTCTTCTTCTTCACCACCCCGTACGAAAGCTTCACCCGCTTCAACAACACGGACGACATCGTTACCGCCGGGCTGCTGCTCGTCGTCGGCCTGGTGGTCTCTCAGCTGGCCCGCCGCTATTCC
This is a stretch of genomic DNA from Streptomyces sp. NBC_01717. It encodes these proteins:
- a CDS encoding SMI1/KNR4 family protein, translating into MTTSIIVGGSSGMQAVNWDEVRDRTVALYARHGTGLGRHLPAVLSETQVRQAEEQFGVEFPEDYRQYLLRVSAGGRVRRLQFNGSRWDWDDARYGDHEKLHVPFPDHDTALAASEDAWDNQPKRENYTSDAVYQADHDAWQEAAYAIEAARATGAVFLCDDGCGFYTLLVVSGPMRGTMWFDGRATCDRLNPLLNDDRQAATFAEWYLDWLAHEETPTTPEQCRTTHQNRHAGVGTPIWYRWFDS